The bacterium genome window below encodes:
- the tsaE gene encoding tRNA (adenosine(37)-N6)-threonylcarbamoyltransferase complex ATPase subunit type 1 TsaE: protein MDLPLPTGGRLSPPILLPDLAATRAAGALLARGLSGGELILLEGPLGAGKTSLVQGLAAELDVSGDVTSPTFALCNRLAGRLELHHYDLYRMDTLDRLRRIGFEESLESGAVVLVEWPALALPLLRGEVLLVRLDHAGEVRQLRWGRLPIGALAAQEFCPPT from the coding sequence ATGGATCTGCCGCTTCCAACGGGCGGACGGCTCTCGCCGCCAATACTCCTGCCGGACCTGGCCGCCACGCGGGCGGCGGGCGCCCTCCTGGCTCGAGGCCTGTCGGGCGGCGAGCTGATCCTGCTCGAGGGGCCGCTGGGGGCCGGCAAGACGAGCTTGGTCCAGGGGCTGGCCGCGGAGCTGGACGTGAGCGGCGACGTGACCAGCCCCACCTTCGCCCTATGCAATCGTCTGGCCGGCAGGCTGGAGCTGCACCACTACGACCTCTACCGCATGGACACCCTGGACCGCCTCCGCCGCATCGGCTTCGAGGAGAGCTTGGAGAGCGGGGCGGTGGTGCTGGTGGAGTGGCCCGCCCTGGCCTTGCCCCTGCTGCGGGGTGAAGTCCTGCTCGTCCGCCTCGACCACGCCGGCGAGGTGCGCCAGCTACGCTGGGGCCGGCTGCCCATCGGGGCGTTGGCGGCCCAGGAATTCTGTCCGCCCACTTGA
- a CDS encoding response regulator — MSRRVLWADDEIDLLRPHILILERQGYEVAGVTNGMDALERVRQERWDLVLLDEMMPGMTGLDTLKEIKKLDAALPCVMVTKSESESLMDQAIGRQIDDYLTKPVNPSQIIAVCKRIIDRQRLTGRNLSESYMQGLAGIGRTLALGAGWREFQDFHQQLCAWDLELDERPELGFGQTLLDQRRECNREFSRLVEREYLDWINGSGGPMMSPSVVKQVVVPLLREERPVLFCVIDCMRMDHWMVLEKTLREKFRVRREVQVSILPSATPYARNAIFAGMYPADIAKTHAEFWERNMDDEGNTNRHERQFLDHQLRLNGLEFKPAHKYIKVIDLAEAGDTLKKVDNLFNHRFVSMVWNFVDILAHSRNQNDIVREMVPDEAAYRSVVSAWFRHSALNQILEAFREKGYTIVITSDHGSVRVQRGARIYSDRDATRGVRWKLGRNLRLEDDRSGIFVDKPEKWRLPHGKISETMAFATEDHMFLYGNNYNQYLAQFKDSFQHGGISMEEMILPVAVLEPR; from the coding sequence CCAGGAGCGCTGGGATCTCGTCCTCCTGGACGAGATGATGCCGGGCATGACCGGGCTGGACACGCTGAAAGAGATCAAGAAGCTGGACGCGGCACTGCCCTGCGTCATGGTCACCAAGAGCGAATCCGAATCCCTCATGGACCAGGCCATCGGCCGCCAGATCGACGATTACCTGACCAAGCCGGTCAATCCCAGCCAGATCATCGCCGTCTGCAAGCGGATCATCGACCGTCAGCGTCTCACCGGCCGCAACTTGAGCGAGAGCTACATGCAAGGCCTCGCCGGCATCGGCCGGACGCTGGCCCTGGGGGCGGGCTGGCGGGAATTCCAGGACTTCCATCAGCAACTCTGCGCCTGGGACCTGGAGCTGGACGAGCGCCCCGAGCTGGGCTTCGGCCAGACCCTCCTCGACCAGCGGCGGGAATGCAACCGCGAGTTCTCCCGGCTGGTGGAGCGCGAATACCTGGACTGGATCAACGGCTCCGGCGGCCCCATGATGAGTCCCTCCGTCGTCAAGCAGGTGGTGGTGCCCCTGCTGCGCGAAGAGCGCCCCGTCCTCTTCTGCGTGATCGACTGCATGCGGATGGACCATTGGATGGTGCTGGAGAAAACCCTGCGCGAGAAATTCCGCGTGCGCCGGGAGGTGCAGGTCTCCATCCTGCCCAGCGCCACGCCCTATGCGCGGAACGCCATTTTCGCCGGCATGTACCCGGCGGACATCGCCAAGACCCATGCCGAGTTCTGGGAGCGCAACATGGACGACGAGGGCAACACCAACCGCCACGAGCGGCAGTTCCTCGACCACCAACTGCGCCTCAACGGACTGGAGTTCAAGCCCGCCCACAAGTACATCAAGGTCATCGACCTGGCCGAGGCGGGCGACACGTTGAAAAAGGTGGACAACCTCTTCAACCACCGCTTCGTCAGCATGGTGTGGAACTTCGTGGACATCCTGGCCCACAGCCGCAACCAGAACGACATCGTGCGGGAGATGGTGCCGGACGAGGCTGCCTACCGCAGCGTCGTCTCCGCCTGGTTCCGCCACAGCGCCCTCAACCAGATCCTCGAGGCTTTCCGCGAGAAGGGCTACACCATCGTCATCACCAGCGACCACGGCTCGGTGCGCGTCCAGCGTGGCGCCCGCATCTACAGCGACCGCGACGCCACCCGCGGCGTGCGTTGGAAGCTGGGCCGCAACCTGCGACTGGAGGACGACCGCAGCGGCATTTTCGTGGACAAGCCGGAGAAATGGCGGCTGCCCCACGGCAAGATCAGCGAGACGATGGCCTTCGCCACCGAGGATCACATGTTCCTCTACGGCAACAACTACAACCAGTACCTGGCCCAGTTCAAGGACAGCTTCCAGCACGGCGGCATTTCCATGGAGGAGATGATCCTGCCCGTTGCGGTGTTGGAGCCGCGATGA